Proteins from a genomic interval of Streptomyces fodineus:
- a CDS encoding S-adenosylmethionine:tRNA ribosyltransferase-isomerase → MTVTVRVPEELSARVPAEQRGPGLDRDAVRLLVSRGTEVTHHVFPELPRLLRAGDLLVVNTSPTLAAAVDGRIGHARVVVHVSTRGDDGRWAVELREPDGRGTTRARAGTHAGTEVVLPGAGRLVLEEPLSPRGERLWWARPAGDVLAVLRAYGRPIRYSYTERDQPLSAYQTVFALPSPDGSGSAEMPSAARPFTARLVAELVSRGVQFAPVTLHTGVASAQAHEPPYPERFAVPEASARLINAVRAGDGRVLAVGTTAVRAVESAAGPDGVVRAASGWTDLVVTPERGVRVVDGLLTGLHEPEASHLLMLEAVAGRAGVDRAYEEALRGLYLWHEFGDIHLILPDEGPHTERCDGNSW, encoded by the coding sequence GTGACCGTCACCGTGCGGGTTCCGGAAGAGCTGTCCGCGCGTGTGCCGGCCGAGCAGCGCGGGCCGGGGCTGGACCGGGACGCCGTACGGCTGCTGGTGTCGCGCGGTACCGAGGTGACTCATCACGTCTTTCCCGAGTTGCCGCGGCTGCTGCGGGCCGGGGATCTGCTGGTGGTGAACACCTCGCCCACGCTGGCCGCGGCGGTGGACGGGCGGATCGGGCACGCGCGCGTGGTGGTGCATGTCTCCACGCGCGGGGACGACGGCCGGTGGGCGGTCGAGCTGCGGGAACCGGACGGACGGGGCACCACGCGCGCGCGTGCGGGCACGCATGCGGGTACGGAGGTGGTGCTGCCGGGGGCGGGGCGGCTGGTGCTGGAGGAGCCGCTGAGCCCGCGCGGGGAGCGGCTGTGGTGGGCCCGGCCGGCCGGGGACGTCCTGGCCGTGCTGCGCGCGTACGGGCGGCCCATTCGCTACTCCTATACGGAACGGGACCAGCCGCTGTCGGCGTACCAGACCGTGTTCGCGCTGCCGTCGCCGGACGGGTCGGGCAGTGCGGAGATGCCGAGTGCGGCGCGGCCCTTCACCGCGCGCCTGGTGGCGGAGCTGGTGAGCCGGGGTGTGCAGTTCGCGCCGGTCACACTGCACACGGGGGTGGCGTCGGCACAGGCGCACGAGCCGCCGTATCCGGAGCGGTTCGCGGTGCCGGAGGCGTCGGCACGGCTGATCAACGCGGTGCGGGCCGGTGACGGCCGGGTGCTCGCGGTGGGTACGACGGCCGTGCGGGCCGTGGAGTCGGCGGCCGGGCCGGACGGGGTGGTGCGGGCGGCCTCGGGGTGGACGGATCTGGTCGTGACGCCCGAGCGCGGGGTGCGGGTGGTGGACGGGCTGCTGACCGGGCTGCACGAGCCGGAGGCCTCGCATCTGCTGATGCTGGAGGCGGTCGCGGGGCGGGCCGGGGTCGACCGGGCGTACGAGGAGGCGCTCCGGGGGCTCTACCTGTGGCACGAGTTCGGCGACATCCATCTCATCCTCCCGGATGAGGGCCCTCACACAGAGCGTTGCGATGGCAACTCCTGGTGA
- a CDS encoding response regulator, with amino-acid sequence MADPIKVLLVDDHQVVRRGLRTFLEVQDDIEVVGEAADGAEGVARAEELRPDIVLMDVKMPGMDGIEALRRLRELDNPARVLIVTSFTEQRTVVPALRAGAAGYVYKDVDPDALAGAIRSVHAGHILLQPEVAGALLSQEEANSGQSRGGSLTEREREVLGLIADGRSNREIARALVLSEKTVKTHVSNILMKLDLADRTQAALWAVRHGVTG; translated from the coding sequence GTGGCTGACCCGATCAAGGTGCTGCTCGTCGACGACCACCAGGTCGTCCGCCGGGGTCTGCGCACCTTCCTGGAGGTGCAGGACGACATCGAGGTCGTCGGCGAGGCCGCCGACGGCGCCGAGGGCGTCGCCCGCGCCGAGGAACTGCGCCCGGACATCGTCCTGATGGACGTCAAGATGCCCGGCATGGACGGCATCGAGGCCCTGCGCCGCCTGCGCGAACTCGACAACCCCGCGCGCGTGCTGATCGTCACCAGCTTCACCGAGCAGCGCACGGTCGTACCGGCCCTGCGCGCGGGCGCCGCCGGATACGTCTACAAGGACGTGGACCCCGACGCCCTCGCCGGCGCCATCCGGTCCGTGCACGCCGGGCACATCCTGCTCCAGCCGGAGGTCGCCGGCGCGCTGCTCTCCCAGGAGGAGGCCAACTCCGGCCAGAGCAGGGGCGGTTCGCTGACCGAACGGGAGCGCGAGGTGCTCGGCCTGATCGCGGACGGCCGCTCCAACCGCGAGATAGCCCGCGCCCTCGTGCTGTCCGAGAAGACCGTCAAGACACATGTCTCGAACATCCTGATGAAACTCGACCTCGCCGACCGCACCCAGGCCGCGCTGTGGGCCGTTCGCCATGGCGTGACCGGCTGA
- a CDS encoding GAF domain-containing sensor histidine kinase, translating into MSQGPRSGLAAVSSALLAMSRHLEVRDVLKTIVASARELLDAQYAALGVPDDHGGFAQFVVDGVSEAQWKAIGPLPRQHGILAAMLHEARPERLADVRKDPRFEGWPAAHPDLADFLGLPIRDGDEVIGALFLANKNCPKKDGSCGFTEEDEELLSILAQHAAIALTNARLYERSRELTIAEERSRLAHELHDAVSQKLFSLRLTAQAAAALVDRDPARAKGELHQVAALAAEAADELRAAVVELRPAALDEDGLIATLRTQTQVLDRAHTARVTFTSGGFRALPAAQEEAVLRVAQEALHNALRHAGAAHVDVSVERRACGAVLRVTDDGKGFDPQAVRRAGRHLGLVSMRDRASGVGGTLTVESVPGKGTTIELEVPGG; encoded by the coding sequence ATGAGTCAAGGCCCCCGGTCCGGCCTCGCCGCGGTGAGTTCCGCGCTGCTGGCCATGAGCAGGCATCTGGAGGTGCGCGACGTCCTCAAGACGATCGTCGCCTCCGCCCGCGAACTGCTCGACGCGCAGTACGCCGCGCTCGGCGTCCCCGACGACCACGGCGGCTTCGCCCAGTTCGTCGTCGACGGCGTCAGCGAGGCCCAGTGGAAGGCCATCGGCCCGCTGCCCCGCCAGCACGGCATCCTCGCCGCGATGCTGCACGAGGCCCGCCCCGAGCGCCTCGCCGACGTGCGCAAGGACCCCCGCTTCGAGGGCTGGCCCGCCGCGCACCCGGACCTGGCCGACTTCCTCGGCCTGCCCATCCGCGACGGCGACGAGGTCATCGGCGCTCTCTTCCTCGCCAATAAGAACTGCCCCAAGAAGGACGGGAGTTGCGGCTTCACCGAGGAGGACGAGGAACTGCTCTCCATCCTCGCCCAGCACGCCGCCATCGCCCTCACCAACGCCCGCCTGTACGAGCGCAGCCGCGAACTCACCATCGCCGAGGAACGCTCCCGTCTCGCCCACGAACTGCACGACGCGGTCAGCCAGAAGCTCTTCTCCCTGCGCCTGACCGCCCAGGCCGCGGCGGCCCTCGTCGACCGCGACCCCGCCCGCGCCAAGGGCGAACTGCACCAGGTCGCAGCCCTCGCCGCCGAGGCCGCCGACGAACTGCGCGCCGCCGTCGTGGAGTTGCGCCCCGCGGCCCTGGACGAGGACGGCCTGATCGCCACCCTGCGCACCCAGACCCAGGTCCTCGACCGCGCCCACACCGCGCGCGTGACCTTCACCAGCGGCGGCTTCCGGGCCCTGCCGGCCGCCCAGGAGGAGGCCGTGCTCAGGGTCGCCCAGGAGGCCCTGCACAACGCACTGCGCCACGCCGGCGCCGCACACGTCGACGTGAGCGTGGAGCGGCGCGCCTGCGGAGCCGTGCTGCGCGTCACCGACGACGGCAAGGGCTTCGACCCCCAGGCGGTCCGCCGCGCCGGCCGGCATCTGGGCCTGGTCTCGATGCGGGACCGCGCGAGCGGGGTCGGGGGCACGCTGACCGTGGAGTCGGTGCCCGGCAAGGGCACCACGATCGAACTGGAGGTCCCCGGTGGCTGA
- a CDS encoding SDR family NAD(P)-dependent oxidoreductase, which translates to MPVAIITGASKGLGRALAEALAARGWDLVLDARGAEGLEEAAESAAGHGTRVEALAGDVTDAGHRTALVAAARRLGGVDLLVSNASALGAEPLVRLAELPVEGLRRALEVNVVAALGLVRAALPLLRESPAGTVVAVSSDAAAEAYGTWGGYGASKAALDQLAAVLGVEEPGLRVWAVDPGDMATDLYAAAVPDDDDPRPAPATVVPAFLRLLDERPASGRYAAPALLEAR; encoded by the coding sequence ATGCCGGTTGCGATCATCACGGGGGCCTCGAAGGGCCTGGGGCGGGCGCTCGCCGAGGCGCTGGCCGCCCGGGGGTGGGATCTGGTGCTGGACGCGCGGGGCGCCGAGGGCCTCGAGGAGGCGGCGGAGAGTGCCGCGGGGCACGGCACGCGCGTGGAGGCGCTGGCCGGGGATGTGACGGATGCCGGGCACCGGACCGCCCTGGTGGCGGCCGCGCGCCGGCTGGGCGGGGTCGACCTGCTGGTGAGCAATGCGAGCGCGCTGGGCGCCGAGCCGCTGGTGCGGCTGGCCGAACTGCCCGTGGAGGGGCTGCGGCGGGCGCTGGAGGTGAACGTGGTGGCCGCGTTGGGCCTGGTCCGTGCGGCGCTGCCCCTGCTGCGGGAGTCACCGGCCGGGACGGTGGTCGCGGTCAGCTCGGACGCGGCGGCCGAGGCGTACGGGACGTGGGGCGGCTACGGCGCCTCGAAGGCGGCCCTGGACCAGCTCGCGGCGGTGCTGGGCGTGGAGGAGCCCGGCCTGCGGGTGTGGGCGGTGGATCCCGGGGACATGGCCACGGACCTGTACGCGGCGGCCGTACCGGACGACGACGATCCGCGTCCGGCGCCCGCCACGGTCGTACCGGCGTTTTTGCGGCTGCTGGACGAGCGGCCGGCCAGCGGGCGGTACGCGGCCCCGGCGCTGCTGGAGGCGCGGTGA
- a CDS encoding transglycosylase SLT domain-containing protein — protein MPKNILSRAHSRALTKQHRIAIAGVAALGTAAIALSAVPSNADTVTTGAPAAAAQVAAGTALKNVKGTVTDQLATQTVKLDTFAAQKKAADEAAKQRAEAAAKKAAAQKAAADADARKAAQDRAAKEAASRSVQRVDIQPVAAKTYANNLDGWIRQALDIMKQHNIPGSYSGLQRNIMRESSGNPMAINNWDINAVNGIPSKGLLQVIQPTFNTYHVSGTSWNIYDPVANITAAANYAAHRYGSMDNVNSAY, from the coding sequence ATGCCCAAGAACATCCTCAGCCGTGCTCATAGTCGTGCCCTGACCAAGCAGCACCGGATCGCCATCGCCGGCGTCGCCGCCCTCGGCACCGCCGCCATCGCCCTCTCGGCCGTGCCCAGCAACGCCGACACCGTCACCACCGGTGCCCCGGCCGCTGCCGCTCAGGTCGCCGCCGGCACGGCGCTGAAGAACGTCAAGGGCACGGTCACCGACCAGCTCGCCACCCAGACGGTCAAGCTGGACACCTTCGCCGCGCAGAAGAAGGCCGCCGACGAGGCCGCCAAGCAGCGCGCCGAGGCCGCCGCCAAGAAGGCCGCCGCGCAGAAGGCCGCCGCCGACGCCGACGCCAGGAAGGCCGCGCAGGACCGCGCCGCCAAGGAGGCCGCGAGCCGCTCCGTCCAGCGTGTCGACATACAGCCGGTCGCCGCGAAGACCTACGCGAACAACCTCGACGGCTGGATCCGGCAGGCGCTGGACATCATGAAGCAGCACAACATCCCGGGCTCCTACAGCGGCCTGCAGCGCAACATCATGCGTGAGTCCTCGGGCAACCCGATGGCCATCAACAACTGGGACATCAACGCCGTCAACGGCATCCCGTCCAAGGGCCTGCTGCAGGTGATCCAGCCCACCTTCAACACCTACCACGTGTCCGGCACGTCGTGGAACATCTACGACCCGGTCGCCAACATCACCGCCGCCGCCAACTACGCGGCCCATCGGTACGGCTCGATGGACAACGTCAACAGCGCGTACTGA
- a CDS encoding chaplin, with amino-acid sequence MKNLKKVAAVTMVAGGLVAAGAGMASATSGAHACGDAQGSPGVISGNVVQAPLHIPVNASGNSVNVIGVLNPAFGNTASNN; translated from the coding sequence GTGAAGAACCTGAAGAAGGTCGCGGCCGTGACGATGGTGGCCGGTGGCCTGGTGGCCGCCGGTGCGGGGATGGCCTCCGCCACCAGCGGCGCCCACGCCTGCGGCGACGCCCAGGGATCCCCGGGCGTCATCTCGGGTAACGTCGTCCAGGCCCCGCTGCACATCCCGGTGAACGCGTCCGGCAACAGCGTGAACGTGATCGGCGTGCTGAACCCGGCGTTCGGCAACACCGCCAGCAACAACTGA